A genomic stretch from Carassius auratus strain Wakin chromosome 37, ASM336829v1, whole genome shotgun sequence includes:
- the LOC113055885 gene encoding 4-hydroxyphenylpyruvate dioxygenase-like protein: MAAYLSRLHHISLHVSNVDKVAHELVSRFQFNVFAARLTDRAKQLALRRGSAVFVVNERLNERQSRGWSSVRDRRELNCLYGAHAHYPVDTVSNVCFEVEDVQRASAELRDRGVCEFLQPPTEVTDDCGRVTFSIIRSPVGNVCHTLIDRSRYRGLFLPGFHQVQTDSETAGHSQCPITHFDHITFACPRSCTAHITRWYRDTFGFRRFFIDRNEDVDEGYVLNHNGIGLRLTAMEYWNSSESGITLPFKDEKEPDCKFVIAESLPEQGRNQVDTFLDQHRGAGIQHIGLYTEDIVRTAHTLSLSGVQFFSPPPAYYTEVGKQDEIVAAGHDPHTLSQYGILLDTDLYTDRRITDGQRYLLQVFTKPIFGEDTFFLELIERRGATGFGEGNIRALWRSVQAYMEKEEHRETERQDKQSTPS, translated from the exons ATGGCAGCCTACTTGAGCCGGTTGCACCATatttcgcttcacgtctcaaacGTGGATAAAGTTGCTCACGAGCTGGTGTCCCGGTTCCAGTTTAACGTGTTCGCGGCGCGACTGACAGACCGAGCGAAGCAGCTCGCGCTCCGCAGAGGATCGGCCGTGTTCGTGGTCAATGAGAGGTTGAATGAACGTCAGTCACGTGGCTGGAGCTCCGTCAGAGATCGTCGGGAGTTGAACTGTCTGTACGGAGCTCACGCGCACTATCCGGTGGACACCGTGAGTAACGTGTGTTTCGAGGTGGAGGACGTGCAGCGGGCGAGCGCTGAGCTGCGGGATCGGGGTGTGTGTGAGTTTCTCCAGCCGCCCACCGAGGTGACCGATGACTGCGGCCGGGTCACCTTCTCCATCATCCGCTCGCCGGTGGGTAACGTGTGCCACACGCTCATAGACCGCTCCCGGTACCGGGGGCTCTTCCTGCCGGGCTTCCATCAGGTCCAGACGGACTCCGAGACCGCGGGGCACTCGCAGTGTCCCATCACGCACTTCGACCACATCACCTTCGCGTGTCCCCGCAGCTGCACCGCACACATCACCCGCTGGTACCGAGACACCTTCGGCTTCCGGAGGTTCTTCATCGACAG GAATGAGGACGTGGATGAGGGATATGTGCTGAACCACAACGGGATCGGGCTGCGGCTGACGGCTATGGAATACTGGAATTCCAGCGAATCAGGAATCACACTGCCCTTCAAAGATGAAAAAGAGCCGGACTGCAAGTTTGTGATTGCAGAGTCTCTTCCAGAGCAGG GCAGGAACCAGGTGGACACGTTTCTGGATCAGCACCGGGGGGCAGGAATCCAGCACATTGGGCTCTACACCGAGGACATCGTGAGAACGGCTCACACTCTGAGTCTGTCTGGAGTGCAGTTCTTCTCTCCTCCGCCTGCGTACTACACTGAG GTGGGAAAGCAGGACGAGATCGTGGCGGCGGGTCACGACCCTCACACTCTGAGTCAGTACGGGATTCTGCTGGACACTGATCTCTACACGGACAGACGGATCACAGACGGCCAGCG GTATCTGCTCCAGGTGTTCACTAAGCCTATTTTCGGAGAGGACACCTTCTTCCTGGAGCTGATCGAGCGCAGAGGTGCCACGGGCTTCGGCGAGGGCAACATCCGAGCGCTCTGGAGATCCGTGCAGGCATACATGGAGAAGGAAGAGCATCGGGAGACGGAGCGCCAAGACAAACAGAGCACACCGAGCTGA